A genomic stretch from Aedes albopictus strain Foshan chromosome 2, AalbF5, whole genome shotgun sequence includes:
- the LOC134286541 gene encoding uncharacterized protein LOC134286541 — MSLPPQCSVFSAEAAAAFIAATTPSDRPILVLTDSASVISALQSDTPTHPWIQGILMNAPADTVFTWIPGHCGVPCNEKADRLAGSGHARERHTDSIPLMDLKRWIKSSCRQYWGNLWSQSRTAFLRKIKDTVEPWTDLPVLKDQRVISRLRNGHTLLSHNMGGGPFRKECEVCHIPATVEHVLCVCPIYEGQRQLHNIAGNIGEVLRDDPDTIKTLFKFLHDCNLYELI, encoded by the coding sequence ATGAGTCTTCCCCCACAGTGCTCAGTTTTCTCTGCTGAAGCAGCAGCAGCCTTCATCGCTGCTACCACGCCATCTGACCGCCCGATACTGGTTCTGACCGATTCTGCGAGCGTCATATCGGCGCTTCAATCTGATACACCGACACACCCCTGGATCCAGGGTATACTTATGAACGCACCAGCTGATACCGTGTTCACTTGGATCCCTGGACACTGCGGTGTTCCGTGTAATGAAAAAGCCGATCGTCTCGCTGGCTCCGGTCACGCCCGTGAACGACACACTGACAGCATCCCGCTCATGGATCTTAAACGATGGATCAAATCCAGCTGCCGTCAGTACTGGGGTAACCTATGGAGCCAATCAAGAACTGCTTTCCTGCGGAAAATAAAAGACACGGTTGAACCATGGACTGATTTGCCAGTGCTCAAAGACCAGAGAGTAATCTCTCGATTGCGAAACGGGCACACACTTCTATCACACAACATGGGAGGTGGACCGTTCCGCAAGGAGTGTGAAGTGTGCCACATCCCAGCCACAGTAGAACATGTCCTttgcgtgtgtcccatctacgaaGGCCAACGTCAACTCCACAACATCGCTGGTAATATTGGAGAAGTCCTACGGGACGATCCGGATACCATCAAAACACTGTTCAAGTTTCTCCACGATTGTAACTTGTATGAATTAATTTAA